A stretch of Alligator mississippiensis isolate rAllMis1 chromosome 14, rAllMis1, whole genome shotgun sequence DNA encodes these proteins:
- the MAPK13 gene encoding mitogen-activated protein kinase 13 isoform X1, which translates to MNMSKRKGFYRQEVNKTVWELPRRYMSIIPVGSGAYGSVCSAIDKKTGEKVAIKKLSRPFQSEIFAKRAYRELMLLKHMQHENVIGLLDVFTSATSFSGFQDFYLVMPYMRTDLQKIMGHEFSDEKIQYLVYQMLKGLKYIHSAGIIHRDLKPGNLAVNEDCELKILDFGLARHADSEMTGYVVTRWYRAPEVILNWMHYNQTVDIWSVGCIMAEMLTGKTLFKGKDYLDQLTQILKVTGHPGEEFVEKLEDKAAKSYIQSLPKIPKMDLFRLFPKVNPLAVDLLDKMLQLDVEKRLTATEALAHPYFDQFRDTEEETEAQQSYDDTLEREKLSIDEWKRHIYTEILSFSPIARKDSKRRSGMSLS; encoded by the exons ATGAACATGTCAAAGAGAAAAGGGTTCTACAGACAGGAAGTAAACAAaactgtctgggagctgcccaGAAGATACATGTCCATCATCCCCGTGGGATCTGGGGCTTATGGCTCTGTCTG TTCAGCCATAGATAAGAAAACAGGCGAGAAAGTGGCCATCAAGAAGCTGAGCCGCCCATTCCAGTCTGAGATCTTTGCCAAGAGAGCGTACAGAGAGCTCATGCTGCTGAAACACATGCAACACGAGAAT GTCATTGGGTTGCTTGATGTCTTCACTTCAGCCACCTCTTTCAGTGGATTCCAAGACTT CTACCTGGTGATGCCATACATGCGGACAGACTTACAAAAGATCATGGGACATGAGTTCAGTGATGAAAAAATCCAGTACCTGGTCTATCAAATGCTGAAAGGGTTGAAG TATATTCATTCTGCTGGAATCATTCACAGG GACCTAAAGCCAGGCAATCTGGCTGTGAATGAAGACTGTGAACTAAAG ATCTTGGATTTTGGCTTGGCAAGACATGCAGATTCTGAAATGACGGGATATGTGGTGACACGTTGGTACAGAGCACCAGAAGTCATTCTGAACTGGATGCATTACAATCAGACTG TGGACATCTGGTCTGTCGGATGTATCATGGCAGAAATGCTGACTGGGAAAACACTGTTTAAAGGAAAAGATT ATCTAGATCAGCTGACTCAGATCCTGAAAGTAACAGGGCACCCAGGAGAGGAATTTGTGGAGAAACTGGAGGACAAAGCG GCAAAAAGTTATATCCAGTCCCTCCCTAAGATACCTAAAATGGATTTGTTTCGGCTTTTCCCGAAAGTCAATCCTCTGG CAGTGGACTTGCTTGACAAGATGTTACAGTTGGATGTGGAAAAGCGTCTTACAGCCACAGAAGCTCTGGCCCACCCATATTTTGACCAGTTTAGAGACACAGAGGAGGAGACAGAGGCACAGCAGTCCTATGATGACACTCTGGAGCGTGAGAAGCTTTCAATAGATGAGTGGAAAA GGCATATTTACACTGAGATTCTCTCCTTCAGTCCAATTGCCCGGAAGGACTCCAAGAGGCGGAGTGGTATGTCATTGTCATGA
- the MAPK13 gene encoding mitogen-activated protein kinase 13 isoform X2: MNMSKRKGFYRQEVNKTVWELPRRYMSIIPVGSGAYGSVCSAIDKKTGEKVAIKKLSRPFQSEIFAKRAYRELMLLKHMQHENVIGLLDVFTSATSFSGFQDFYLVMPYMRTDLQKIMGHEFSDEKIQYLVYQMLKGLKDLKPGNLAVNEDCELKILDFGLARHADSEMTGYVVTRWYRAPEVILNWMHYNQTVDIWSVGCIMAEMLTGKTLFKGKDYLDQLTQILKVTGHPGEEFVEKLEDKAAKSYIQSLPKIPKMDLFRLFPKVNPLAVDLLDKMLQLDVEKRLTATEALAHPYFDQFRDTEEETEAQQSYDDTLEREKLSIDEWKRHIYTEILSFSPIARKDSKRRSGMSLS, from the exons ATGAACATGTCAAAGAGAAAAGGGTTCTACAGACAGGAAGTAAACAAaactgtctgggagctgcccaGAAGATACATGTCCATCATCCCCGTGGGATCTGGGGCTTATGGCTCTGTCTG TTCAGCCATAGATAAGAAAACAGGCGAGAAAGTGGCCATCAAGAAGCTGAGCCGCCCATTCCAGTCTGAGATCTTTGCCAAGAGAGCGTACAGAGAGCTCATGCTGCTGAAACACATGCAACACGAGAAT GTCATTGGGTTGCTTGATGTCTTCACTTCAGCCACCTCTTTCAGTGGATTCCAAGACTT CTACCTGGTGATGCCATACATGCGGACAGACTTACAAAAGATCATGGGACATGAGTTCAGTGATGAAAAAATCCAGTACCTGGTCTATCAAATGCTGAAAGGGTTGAAG GACCTAAAGCCAGGCAATCTGGCTGTGAATGAAGACTGTGAACTAAAG ATCTTGGATTTTGGCTTGGCAAGACATGCAGATTCTGAAATGACGGGATATGTGGTGACACGTTGGTACAGAGCACCAGAAGTCATTCTGAACTGGATGCATTACAATCAGACTG TGGACATCTGGTCTGTCGGATGTATCATGGCAGAAATGCTGACTGGGAAAACACTGTTTAAAGGAAAAGATT ATCTAGATCAGCTGACTCAGATCCTGAAAGTAACAGGGCACCCAGGAGAGGAATTTGTGGAGAAACTGGAGGACAAAGCG GCAAAAAGTTATATCCAGTCCCTCCCTAAGATACCTAAAATGGATTTGTTTCGGCTTTTCCCGAAAGTCAATCCTCTGG CAGTGGACTTGCTTGACAAGATGTTACAGTTGGATGTGGAAAAGCGTCTTACAGCCACAGAAGCTCTGGCCCACCCATATTTTGACCAGTTTAGAGACACAGAGGAGGAGACAGAGGCACAGCAGTCCTATGATGACACTCTGGAGCGTGAGAAGCTTTCAATAGATGAGTGGAAAA GGCATATTTACACTGAGATTCTCTCCTTCAGTCCAATTGCCCGGAAGGACTCCAAGAGGCGGAGTGGTATGTCATTGTCATGA